In Nocardia sputorum, a single genomic region encodes these proteins:
- the fusA gene encoding elongation factor G — MAQDVLTDLNKVRNIGIMAHIDAGKTTTTERILFYTGITYKIGEVHDGAATMDWMEQEQERGITITSAATTCFWKDNQINIIDTPGHVDFTVEVERSLRVLDGAVAVFDGKEGVEPQSEQVWRQADKYDVPRICFVNKMDKLGADFYFTVQTIKDRLGAKPLVIQLPIGAEDTFEGIVDLVENNAKVWRGETKLGEQYEVVEIPDDLKERAEQYRQELLETVAESDEALLEKFFGGEELTIDEIKGAIRKLTVTSELYPVLCGSAFKNKGVQPMLDAVIDYLPSPLDVEATTGHVPGKEEELLTRKPSADEPFAALAFKIAVHPFFGKLTYVRVYSGKVDSGAQVINSTKGKKERLGKLFQMHSNKENPVGAASAGHIYAVIGLKDTTTGDTLCDPQNQIVLESMTFPDPVIEVSIEPKTKSDQEKLGTAIQRLSEEDPTFSVKLDQETGQTVIGGMGELHLDILVDRMKREFKVEANVGKPQVAYRETITKKVEKLEFTHKKQTGGSGQFAKVIIALEPFVGEDGAHYEFENKVTGGRVPKEYIPSVDAGAQDAMQYGVLAGYPLVNLKVTLLDGAYHDVDSSEMAFKIAGAQALKEAARKAGPVILEPMMAVEVTTPEDYMGDVIGDLNSRRGQIQAMEERSGARVVKALVPLSEMFGYIGDLRSKTQGRANYSMVFDSYAEVPANVSKEIIAKATGE; from the coding sequence GTGGCACAGGACGTGCTCACCGACCTGAACAAGGTCCGCAACATCGGCATCATGGCCCACATCGATGCGGGCAAGACGACCACAACTGAACGCATCCTCTTCTACACCGGCATCACGTACAAGATCGGTGAGGTCCACGACGGCGCTGCCACGATGGACTGGATGGAGCAGGAGCAGGAGCGTGGTATCACCATCACCTCCGCGGCTACCACGTGCTTCTGGAAAGACAACCAGATCAACATCATCGACACCCCCGGGCACGTCGACTTCACCGTGGAGGTGGAACGGTCGCTGCGCGTGCTCGACGGCGCCGTCGCGGTGTTCGACGGCAAGGAAGGCGTCGAGCCGCAGTCCGAGCAGGTGTGGCGTCAGGCCGACAAGTACGACGTGCCGCGGATCTGCTTCGTCAACAAGATGGACAAGCTCGGTGCGGACTTCTACTTCACCGTGCAGACCATCAAGGACCGCCTCGGCGCCAAGCCGCTGGTCATCCAGCTGCCGATCGGCGCGGAGGACACCTTCGAGGGCATCGTCGACCTGGTCGAGAACAACGCCAAGGTCTGGCGCGGTGAGACCAAGCTCGGTGAGCAGTACGAGGTCGTCGAGATCCCGGACGACCTGAAGGAGAGGGCCGAGCAGTACCGCCAGGAGCTGCTCGAGACCGTCGCCGAGTCGGACGAGGCGCTGCTGGAGAAGTTCTTCGGCGGCGAAGAGCTGACCATCGACGAGATCAAGGGCGCCATCCGCAAGCTGACGGTGACCTCCGAGCTCTACCCGGTGCTGTGTGGCTCGGCGTTCAAGAACAAGGGCGTGCAGCCCATGCTCGACGCGGTCATCGACTACCTGCCCTCGCCGCTGGACGTGGAGGCCACCACCGGCCACGTGCCCGGCAAGGAAGAGGAACTGCTCACCCGCAAGCCGAGCGCCGACGAGCCGTTCGCGGCCCTGGCGTTCAAGATCGCGGTGCACCCGTTCTTCGGCAAGCTGACCTACGTCCGCGTGTACTCCGGCAAGGTCGACTCCGGCGCCCAGGTCATCAACTCGACCAAGGGCAAGAAGGAGCGTCTGGGCAAGCTGTTCCAGATGCACTCCAACAAGGAGAACCCGGTGGGCGCGGCTTCGGCCGGCCACATCTACGCGGTCATCGGCCTCAAGGACACCACCACCGGTGACACCCTGTGCGATCCGCAGAACCAGATCGTGCTCGAGTCCATGACCTTCCCGGATCCGGTCATCGAGGTCTCCATCGAGCCGAAGACCAAGTCCGACCAGGAGAAGCTGGGCACCGCGATCCAGCGCCTCTCCGAAGAGGACCCGACCTTCTCGGTCAAGCTCGACCAGGAGACCGGCCAGACCGTCATCGGCGGTATGGGCGAGCTGCACCTCGACATCCTGGTCGACCGCATGAAGCGCGAGTTCAAGGTCGAGGCGAACGTCGGTAAGCCGCAGGTGGCCTACCGCGAGACGATCACCAAGAAGGTCGAGAAGCTCGAGTTCACGCACAAGAAGCAGACCGGTGGTTCCGGCCAGTTCGCGAAGGTGATCATCGCGCTGGAGCCGTTCGTCGGCGAGGACGGCGCGCACTACGAATTCGAGAACAAGGTCACCGGTGGCCGCGTGCCGAAGGAGTACATCCCTTCGGTGGACGCGGGCGCGCAGGACGCCATGCAGTACGGTGTGCTCGCCGGCTACCCGCTGGTGAACCTGAAGGTCACGCTGCTCGACGGCGCCTACCACGACGTCGACTCGTCGGAAATGGCGTTCAAGATCGCGGGCGCGCAAGCGCTCAAGGAAGCGGCTCGCAAGGCCGGTCCGGTGATCCTCGAGCCGATGATGGCGGTCGAGGTCACCACGCCCGAGGACTACATGGGCGATGTGATCGGCGACCTGAACTCCCGCCGTGGTCAGATCCAGGCCATGGAGGAACGCAGTGGTGCCCGTGTCGTCAAGGCGCTGGTTCCGCTCTCGGAGATGTTCGGTTACATCGGTGACCTGCGGTCGAAGACCCAGGGCCGGGCGAACTACTCCATGGTGTTCGACTCGTACGCGGAGGTTCCGGCCAACGTGTCGAAGGAGATCATCGCCAAGGCGACCGGCGAGTAA
- the rpsG gene encoding 30S ribosomal protein S7: MPRKGPAPKRPLINDPVYGSPLVTQLVNKILLDGKKSTAERIVYGALEQAREKTGTDPVVTLKRALDNVKPSLEVKPRRVGGATYQVPVEVRPGRANTLALRWLVNFSRARREKTMVERLANELLDASNGLGASVKRREDTHKMAESNRAFAHYRW, translated from the coding sequence ATGCCACGCAAGGGCCCCGCACCCAAGCGTCCGCTGATCAACGACCCGGTCTACGGTTCGCCGCTGGTTACTCAGCTGGTCAACAAGATCCTGCTGGACGGCAAGAAGTCCACCGCCGAGCGCATCGTCTACGGTGCGCTGGAGCAGGCCCGGGAGAAGACCGGCACCGACCCGGTCGTCACCCTCAAGCGCGCGCTGGACAACGTCAAGCCGTCGCTGGAGGTGAAGCCCCGCCGCGTCGGTGGCGCCACCTACCAGGTCCCGGTCGAGGTCCGTCCGGGCCGCGCCAACACCCTGGCCCTGCGCTGGCTGGTCAACTTCTCGCGGGCGCGCCGGGAGAAGACCATGGTCGAGCGCCTGGCCAACGAACTGCTCGACGCCAGCAACGGCCTCGGCGCCTCGGTCAAGCGCCGCGAGGACACCCACAAGATGGCCGAGTCCAACCGGGCCTTCGCGCACTACCGCTGGTGA
- the rpsL gene encoding 30S ribosomal protein S12, giving the protein MPTINQLVRKGRRDKVAKTKTAALKGSPQRRGVCTRVYTTTPKKPNSALRKVARVRLTSSVEVTAYIPGEGHNLQEHSMVLVRGGRVKDLPGVRYKIIRGSLDTQGVKNRKQARSRYGAKKEKS; this is encoded by the coding sequence ATGCCAACCATCAACCAGCTGGTCCGCAAGGGTCGCCGCGACAAGGTCGCCAAGACGAAGACCGCGGCCCTGAAGGGGAGCCCGCAGCGTCGTGGCGTGTGCACCCGCGTGTACACCACGACCCCGAAGAAGCCGAACTCCGCGCTGCGCAAGGTCGCGCGTGTTCGCCTGACCAGCTCGGTCGAGGTCACGGCCTACATCCCGGGCGAGGGGCACAACCTGCAGGAGCACTCCATGGTGCTCGTGCGCGGCGGTCGTGTGAAGGACCTCCCCGGTGTCCGCTACAAGATCATCCGCGGCTCGCTGGACACCCAGGGTGTGAAGAACCGCAAGCAGGCCCGCAGCCGTTACGGCGCCAAGAAGGAGAAGAGCTGA
- a CDS encoding DUF3558 domain-containing protein: MNVGRDMRRRGASAAVAVALALSVGGCGQEISGNPQPVGGSQPVNTRLDKLLRECQILSEDQIGKAIGESVTVSESFFGAVCMWDLLGAPGGNGMATLNWYENGTLSNEKQTNNKLGYETTNITIQSSLALQIRRPKDPDSCGVTASAPDNGVIGWWINYRPGSVHPDPCDAAKKLMEMTLNLAR; this comes from the coding sequence GTGAACGTCGGCCGAGACATGCGCAGGCGCGGCGCGTCCGCGGCCGTCGCCGTGGCCCTCGCGTTGTCCGTGGGCGGGTGCGGCCAGGAGATCTCCGGGAACCCGCAGCCGGTGGGCGGCAGCCAGCCGGTCAACACCAGGCTGGACAAGTTGCTGCGCGAATGCCAGATCCTCTCCGAGGATCAGATCGGCAAGGCCATCGGCGAGAGCGTCACGGTCAGCGAGTCGTTCTTCGGGGCGGTCTGCATGTGGGACCTGCTCGGCGCGCCCGGCGGCAACGGCATGGCCACGCTGAACTGGTACGAGAACGGAACACTCAGCAACGAGAAGCAGACGAACAACAAGCTCGGCTACGAGACCACCAATATCACCATCCAGAGCTCGCTCGCGCTGCAGATCCGCAGGCCGAAGGATCCGGACTCCTGCGGTGTGACCGCCAGTGCGCCGGACAACGGCGTGATCGGCTGGTGGATCAATTATCGGCCCGGCTCGGTGCACCCCGATCCGTGCGACGCGGCGAAGAAGCTGATGGAAATGACCTTGAACCTGGCCAGGTAG
- a CDS encoding DUF3558 domain-containing protein, whose product MRIKSAVGIATALVLALAGCGSGEETEDSGPSRPAPKVVALGPFVGECGHVTDDEVRNLGGLGQISGVFRNAVGCNWQSAGIGSASITFASYRGSPIERERAWVTVNGRAPDPIKVSGRDGFAALDPGGTICDLAVQLGDDFFEWSTNTGPFASGNPCDRSRALAELTLQRIQ is encoded by the coding sequence ATGCGGATCAAGTCGGCAGTCGGCATCGCGACAGCCCTGGTGCTCGCATTGGCGGGTTGCGGTTCGGGGGAGGAGACCGAGGACTCGGGTCCGTCGCGCCCGGCGCCGAAAGTGGTGGCGCTCGGCCCGTTCGTCGGGGAGTGTGGTCACGTGACCGACGACGAGGTGCGCAATCTCGGTGGCCTCGGCCAGATCTCCGGGGTGTTCCGGAACGCGGTCGGCTGCAACTGGCAGTCGGCCGGAATCGGTTCCGCCAGTATCACCTTCGCGTCCTACCGGGGCAGTCCCATCGAACGGGAACGGGCGTGGGTGACCGTCAACGGCCGCGCGCCCGATCCGATCAAGGTTTCCGGGCGGGACGGATTCGCCGCCTTGGACCCGGGTGGGACGATCTGCGATCTCGCGGTGCAGCTCGGCGACGATTTCTTCGAGTGGTCGACCAACACCGGCCCGTTCGCCTCGGGCAACCCCTGCGACCGCAGCCGCGCGCTCGCCGAGCTGACTCTGCAACGGATCCAGTGA
- the hppD gene encoding 4-hydroxyphenylpyruvate dioxygenase: MTIEHLPETRSGAVPSDGELRTLVGLVDHDASGDPFPVIGWDALVWVVGNATQTAHFLESAFGMRLEAYSGPETGNRDHKAFVLRSGAARFVITGAVHPDSPLVAHHDRHGDGVVDIALEVPDVDRCVAWARAHGATILVEPHDETDDFGTVRSAALAAYGETRHTLIDRSGYYGPYLPGYVARRSGYQRRDGAPTRLFQAIDHVVGNVELGQMDEWVEFYRRVMGFTNMAEFVGDDIATEYSALMSKVVANGNHRVKFPLNEPAVGKKRSQIDEYLEFYRGPGVQHIALATGDILACVDALRREGVEFLETPAAYYEDPELRARIGRVRVPVEELQRRGILVDRDEDGYLLQIFTKPLTDRPTVFFELIERHGSLGFGKGNFKALFQAIEREQEARGNL, from the coding sequence ATGACCATCGAGCACCTGCCGGAGACCCGATCCGGCGCCGTTCCCAGCGACGGCGAGCTGCGCACGCTGGTGGGGTTGGTCGACCACGACGCCAGCGGTGACCCGTTTCCGGTCATCGGGTGGGACGCCCTGGTCTGGGTGGTGGGCAACGCCACGCAGACCGCGCATTTCCTGGAATCCGCTTTCGGAATGCGGTTGGAGGCGTACTCCGGCCCGGAGACCGGCAACCGTGATCACAAAGCGTTCGTCCTGCGCAGCGGCGCGGCGCGCTTCGTGATCACCGGAGCGGTGCATCCGGACAGTCCGCTGGTCGCGCACCACGACCGGCACGGCGACGGCGTGGTCGACATCGCACTGGAAGTGCCCGATGTCGACCGCTGCGTGGCGTGGGCGCGCGCACATGGCGCGACCATCCTGGTCGAACCGCACGACGAGACCGACGACTTCGGCACCGTCCGCTCCGCCGCGCTGGCCGCCTACGGCGAGACCAGGCACACCCTGATCGATCGTTCCGGCTACTACGGGCCCTACCTGCCGGGCTATGTCGCCCGCCGCTCCGGCTACCAGCGGCGCGACGGGGCGCCCACCCGGTTGTTCCAGGCGATCGACCACGTGGTGGGCAACGTGGAACTCGGGCAGATGGACGAGTGGGTCGAGTTCTACCGGCGGGTCATGGGTTTCACGAACATGGCCGAGTTCGTGGGCGACGACATCGCCACCGAGTACTCGGCCCTGATGAGCAAGGTGGTGGCCAACGGCAACCACCGGGTGAAATTCCCGCTCAACGAGCCGGCCGTCGGCAAGAAACGCTCGCAGATCGATGAGTACCTGGAGTTCTATCGCGGTCCCGGCGTCCAGCACATCGCGCTCGCCACCGGTGACATCCTCGCCTGCGTGGACGCCTTGCGCCGGGAGGGCGTCGAATTCCTGGAAACACCCGCCGCCTACTACGAGGACCCGGAACTGCGCGCCCGCATCGGCCGGGTCCGCGTTCCCGTCGAGGAACTCCAGCGCCGCGGCATCCTGGTCGACCGGGACGAAGACGGCTACCTCTTGCAGATTTTCACCAAGCCGCTCACCGACCGCCCCACGGTCTTCTTCGAACTCATCGAGCGCCACGGGTCCCTCGGATTCGGGAAGGGGAACTTCAAAGCGCTGTTCCAGGCGATCGAACGAGAACAGGAGGCCCGGGGGAATTTGTGA
- a CDS encoding Lrp/AsnC family transcriptional regulator codes for MARTSAKLDELDLAILTAMHEYQKAGILELSRRTRVARATVQSRIARMEESGVIASYDPQIDVTAAGFDVQAFVTLEIAQGALDAVAAELDAIPGVLEAYATTGTGDVLCRIGADSHAGLQAVLLSIDRTSSVVRSHSVIVLSTVVARRALPLLRTLSPTGTTKAPAYRPARDR; via the coding sequence ATGGCGCGCACATCGGCGAAGCTCGACGAGCTCGATCTCGCCATCCTCACCGCGATGCACGAGTACCAGAAGGCGGGCATCCTCGAACTGTCCCGCCGGACCCGGGTCGCCAGGGCCACGGTGCAGTCGCGGATCGCGCGCATGGAGGAGTCCGGCGTGATCGCCTCCTACGACCCGCAGATCGATGTCACCGCCGCGGGGTTCGACGTGCAGGCGTTCGTCACGCTGGAGATCGCCCAAGGTGCGCTGGACGCGGTGGCGGCCGAACTCGACGCCATTCCCGGCGTGCTCGAGGCCTATGCCACGACCGGCACCGGCGACGTGCTGTGCCGGATCGGGGCCGACTCGCACGCCGGGTTGCAGGCCGTGCTGCTGAGCATCGACCGGACCTCCTCGGTGGTGCGCTCGCACAGCGTCATCGTGCTGTCCACCGTGGTCGCCCGCCGGGCGCTGCCGCTACTGCGCACGCTGAGCCCGACCGGGACCACCAAGGCGCCCGCCTATCGCCCCGCCCGCGACCGATAG
- a CDS encoding winged helix DNA-binding domain-containing protein, whose protein sequence is MKLSNRVLNRTLLARQHLLARSRWTVHEMCDHLVGLQAQDSPPPFVGLWSRVAAFDPATVSDALEDRSLVRITLMRGTIHLVTPPDALRIAPHVQPELEKVPFRKGFNYGAMVGLDPEEVRGQGEAVLGDEPMSAADLRARAAERYPDRDPGAVVQTWLYQLPVLQTPPRGKWKDNSRPIWSRVEPWLGAPLDPTYPLAELIFRYLRAFGPASTMDMQTWSKLPGMKQAVAELGYRVRTYTDERGRTLYDVADGELADPDIPAPVRLLGWYDNALLSHQDRTRIVPDGAVPPLRAFAAQVSPVLVDGFLAGLYKVFANSGTARLRISPTRTWTKAERAEVESEAHALLAFLEAGKQGSVEILDAGADLRP, encoded by the coding sequence ATGAAACTGTCCAACCGGGTACTGAACCGGACTCTGCTGGCTCGTCAGCATCTGCTCGCCCGCTCGCGGTGGACGGTGCACGAGATGTGCGACCATCTGGTCGGGTTGCAGGCGCAGGATTCGCCGCCGCCGTTCGTCGGATTGTGGAGCCGCGTCGCGGCCTTCGACCCGGCGACGGTGTCGGACGCGCTGGAGGACCGCTCCCTGGTCCGGATCACGTTGATGCGCGGCACCATTCATCTGGTCACGCCCCCCGACGCGTTGCGGATCGCGCCGCACGTGCAGCCGGAACTGGAGAAAGTGCCCTTCCGCAAGGGCTTCAACTACGGCGCCATGGTGGGCCTCGACCCGGAAGAGGTGCGCGGGCAGGGCGAAGCGGTGCTCGGCGACGAGCCGATGTCCGCAGCGGACCTGCGCGCCCGCGCCGCCGAGCGTTATCCCGACCGCGATCCGGGTGCGGTGGTGCAAACCTGGCTGTATCAGCTGCCGGTCTTGCAGACTCCGCCGCGCGGGAAATGGAAGGACAACAGCAGGCCGATCTGGTCGCGGGTCGAGCCTTGGCTGGGCGCGCCGCTGGACCCCACATATCCGTTGGCGGAGTTGATCTTCCGCTACCTGCGGGCCTTCGGCCCGGCGAGCACCATGGACATGCAGACCTGGTCGAAGCTGCCCGGCATGAAGCAGGCCGTCGCGGAACTCGGCTATCGGGTGCGTACCTACACCGACGAACGCGGTCGCACGCTCTACGACGTCGCCGACGGTGAACTGGCCGATCCGGACATCCCCGCCCCGGTGCGGCTGCTGGGGTGGTACGACAACGCCCTGCTGTCGCACCAGGACCGCACCCGGATCGTGCCCGACGGCGCTGTCCCTCCGCTGCGCGCCTTCGCGGCCCAGGTATCCCCGGTGCTGGTCGACGGCTTTCTCGCGGGTCTGTACAAGGTGTTCGCGAACTCCGGGACCGCCCGGCTCCGCATCAGCCCGACCCGGACGTGGACGAAGGCGGAGCGCGCGGAGGTCGAGTCGGAGGCACACGCGCTGCTCGCCTTTCTGGAGGCGGGCAAGCAGGGAAGTGTGGAGATTCTCGACGCGGGGGCCGACCTGCGGCCGTGA
- a CDS encoding NADPH:quinone oxidoreductase family protein produces MRAAQVSKLEGPEAVQIVDIPEPAAFPGGVVIDVHAAGVAFPDVLMTRGLYQMKPELPFVVGGEVAGIVREAPEDAHVRPGDRVVALTMLGNAMAETAVTPAQMVFRLPDNVSLEAGAGILFNDLTVHFCLRTRGRLAAGETVLVHGAAGGIGTSTLRLAAALGAGRVIAVVSTEAKAEVARANGANDVVLTDGWLAAVKELTGGRGVDIVLDPVGGDRFTDSIRSLASAGRLLVVGFTAGEIPTVKVNRLLLKNVEVTGAAWGEWVMSHPGYLQEQWAEVEPLLASGKIAPPEPVLYPLDKAAEAVASLDNRTATGKVVVTLR; encoded by the coding sequence ATGCGCGCAGCCCAGGTCAGCAAGCTGGAAGGACCGGAAGCGGTTCAGATCGTGGACATTCCGGAGCCCGCGGCGTTCCCGGGCGGCGTCGTGATCGACGTGCACGCGGCCGGCGTGGCCTTTCCGGACGTGCTGATGACGCGCGGCCTGTACCAGATGAAGCCCGAATTGCCGTTCGTCGTGGGCGGCGAGGTCGCGGGCATCGTCCGGGAGGCCCCCGAGGACGCGCACGTGCGGCCGGGTGACCGGGTCGTCGCGCTCACCATGCTCGGCAACGCGATGGCCGAGACGGCCGTCACGCCCGCGCAGATGGTGTTCCGGCTGCCCGACAACGTCTCGCTGGAGGCGGGCGCAGGCATCCTGTTCAACGACCTGACCGTGCACTTCTGCCTGCGCACCCGGGGCAGGCTGGCCGCGGGCGAGACGGTGCTGGTGCACGGCGCCGCGGGCGGCATCGGCACCTCGACGTTGCGGCTGGCGGCCGCGCTGGGGGCGGGCCGGGTGATCGCCGTGGTGAGCACCGAGGCGAAGGCGGAGGTCGCGCGCGCCAACGGCGCCAACGACGTGGTGCTGACCGACGGCTGGCTGGCGGCGGTGAAGGAGCTGACCGGCGGTCGCGGCGTCGACATCGTGCTCGACCCGGTCGGCGGCGACCGCTTCACCGACAGCATCCGTTCGCTCGCCTCGGCGGGCCGGTTGCTGGTCGTCGGCTTCACCGCCGGGGAGATCCCGACCGTCAAGGTCAACCGGCTGCTGCTGAAGAACGTCGAGGTGACCGGCGCGGCGTGGGGTGAATGGGTGATGTCGCACCCGGGCTATCTGCAGGAGCAGTGGGCCGAGGTGGAGCCGCTGCTTGCCTCCGGCAAGATCGCGCCGCCGGAGCCGGTGCTGTATCCGCTGGACAAGGCCGCGGAGGCGGTCGCCTCGCTGGACAACCGGACGGCCACCGGCAAGGTCGTGGTCACGCTGCGCTGA
- a CDS encoding type VII secretion target — protein MVEQNQPLPATTMQVDPAALRSFAQTLRTEATSVAELGGEGFGALAGALPGTEFGPVAERANDAVHRCLERVGSRLTTIADNLHNAAGKYELAEDDFAAKLRAIGLQLP, from the coding sequence ATGGTCGAGCAAAACCAGCCGCTACCTGCGACGACGATGCAGGTCGATCCGGCGGCGCTGCGCTCGTTCGCGCAGACGCTGCGCACCGAGGCCACGTCGGTCGCCGAGCTCGGCGGCGAGGGTTTCGGCGCCCTCGCCGGGGCGCTGCCCGGCACCGAGTTCGGCCCGGTGGCCGAGCGTGCGAACGATGCCGTGCATCGCTGCCTGGAACGGGTCGGGTCGCGGCTCACCACGATCGCCGACAACCTGCACAACGCGGCGGGCAAGTACGAGCTGGCCGAGGACGACTTCGCGGCCAAGCTCCGCGCGATAGGGCTCCAGCTGCCATGA
- a CDS encoding transglycosylase SLT domain-containing protein gives MTLTIPDVENWQPEQLSAAGALAGRMSQGLDTAVAKGADDTKALSDAKQWSGSAGDAANARMQTEKTRASAVSAALLELQTALTALVQNLTDAKAKVLSLRDDALNQTPPFDVAPNGTVDAKTRIDYLRGHADKADVEGLVFQEALQAASRTWELTNALKSAEDVAGQATTRVEGAVGKLEAAFAGLGEPGANVPAAPTAPAATAPAAAPGAPVAAASPDRSSQLMSGHNNSHGTSSGTTYQGGPSSSAPTGPLPSGDVARWIAEAKQKLIAMGYDPAQIDERAIALIIEHESAGNPYAENRWDSNWVAGHPSKGLMQTIDSTFNAYKAPGHDDIWNPVDNIIAGVRYSIDRYGSLGSVPGVAAVNSGGAYQGY, from the coding sequence ATGACCCTCACCATCCCAGACGTCGAGAACTGGCAGCCGGAGCAGCTTTCGGCGGCGGGCGCGCTCGCCGGACGGATGTCGCAGGGGCTGGACACCGCGGTCGCGAAAGGCGCCGACGACACGAAAGCCCTGTCCGACGCCAAGCAGTGGTCCGGCTCCGCGGGCGACGCCGCGAACGCCAGGATGCAGACCGAGAAGACGCGCGCCTCCGCGGTGAGCGCCGCCCTGCTCGAGCTGCAGACCGCGCTCACCGCGCTGGTGCAGAACCTGACCGACGCGAAAGCCAAGGTGCTGAGCCTGCGCGACGACGCGCTGAACCAGACGCCGCCGTTCGATGTCGCTCCCAACGGCACCGTGGACGCCAAGACCCGGATCGACTATCTCCGCGGGCACGCGGACAAGGCCGACGTCGAGGGGCTCGTCTTCCAGGAGGCGCTGCAGGCCGCCTCGCGCACCTGGGAGCTGACCAACGCCCTGAAGAGCGCGGAGGACGTGGCCGGCCAAGCCACGACCCGGGTCGAGGGCGCGGTCGGGAAATTGGAGGCGGCGTTCGCCGGGCTCGGTGAGCCCGGTGCGAACGTGCCCGCGGCGCCCACCGCACCCGCCGCCACCGCACCGGCCGCCGCGCCGGGCGCCCCGGTCGCCGCGGCTTCGCCGGACCGCTCCAGCCAGCTGATGTCCGGGCACAACAACTCGCACGGCACCTCGTCCGGCACGACGTATCAGGGTGGTCCGAGTTCGTCCGCGCCGACCGGCCCGCTGCCGAGCGGTGACGTCGCCCGATGGATCGCCGAGGCGAAGCAGAAGCTCATCGCGATGGGCTACGACCCCGCGCAGATCGACGAGCGGGCCATCGCGCTGATCATCGAGCACGAATCCGCGGGCAACCCCTACGCGGAGAACCGCTGGGACAGCAACTGGGTCGCGGGGCACCCGTCGAAGGGCCTGATGCAGACCATCGACAGCACGTTCAACGCCTACAAAGCGCCCGGTCACGACGACATCTGGAACCCGGTCGACAACATCATCGCCGGAGTGCGGTACTCCATCGACCGCTACGGGTCGCTCGGCAGCGTTCCCGGGGTCGCCGCGGTGAACTCGGGCGGCGCCTACCAGGGCTACTGA
- a CDS encoding acyl-[acyl-carrier-protein] thioesterase — MSLDQPLAPLPQEGMGFASAWPVRAGDVDPYDRLRFDAIARYLQDIAWENLHSTFFHRTDPNWIVRRTVIDVIRPILWPDEVRLLRWCSAMSTRWTNMRVRITSGNGGLIETEGFWINISESTGMPARISDEGLAYLARTSTEHRLRWRPYLTDATPPESDTDLPFPVRATDIDQYNHVNNACYWQAVEQFLVEYPKLLAGPHRAVIEYVAPVLARQHVSVRSRYEPGDRTGQPVLRLWFVVGGTTTTVVRIMPLPGSPASPGF, encoded by the coding sequence GTGTCACTCGATCAGCCACTCGCCCCGCTTCCCCAGGAGGGCATGGGCTTTGCTTCGGCGTGGCCCGTCCGGGCTGGTGATGTGGATCCCTATGACCGGTTGCGGTTCGACGCCATCGCCCGCTACCTGCAAGATATCGCCTGGGAAAACCTCCATAGCACGTTCTTCCACCGGACCGATCCGAACTGGATCGTCCGGCGCACGGTCATCGACGTCATCCGGCCGATCCTGTGGCCGGACGAGGTGCGGCTGCTGCGGTGGTGCTCGGCGATGTCCACCCGGTGGACCAACATGCGGGTACGGATCACCAGCGGAAACGGCGGACTGATCGAGACCGAGGGTTTCTGGATCAACATCAGCGAGTCCACCGGCATGCCCGCGCGGATCAGCGACGAGGGCCTCGCCTACCTCGCGCGCACCTCCACCGAGCATCGCCTGCGGTGGCGGCCGTATCTGACCGACGCCACCCCGCCGGAGTCGGACACCGACTTACCGTTCCCGGTGCGCGCCACCGATATCGACCAGTACAACCACGTCAACAACGCCTGTTACTGGCAAGCGGTGGAACAGTTCCTGGTCGAATATCCCAAACTGCTCGCGGGCCCGCACCGCGCGGTGATCGAATACGTGGCCCCGGTCCTGGCGCGCCAGCACGTGAGCGTGCGCAGCCGGTACGAGCCGGGGGATCGCACCGGGCAGCCGGTGCTGCGGCTGTGGTTCGTGGTCGGCGGAACCACGACGACCGTCGTCCGCATCATGCCCTTACCGGGCTCCCCCGCCTCTCCGGGTTTCTAG